In a genomic window of Suricata suricatta isolate VVHF042 chromosome 12, meerkat_22Aug2017_6uvM2_HiC, whole genome shotgun sequence:
- the STX10 gene encoding syntaxin-10 isoform X2, which produces MSLEDPFFVVRGEVQKAVNTARGLYQRWCELLQEDAAVGREELDWTTNELRNGLRSIEWDLEDLEETIGIVEANPGKFKLPAGDLQERKVFVERMREAVQDMKDHMVSPAAIAFMERNNREMLMGKPAAQKSSGDLLDASMASATSRYIEEQQATQQLIMDQQDQQLEMVSGSIRVLKHMSGRVGEELDEQACWMPLLMRWTTPSPGWMGSSGRWPKYPT; this is translated from the exons ATGTCTCTCGAAGATCCATTTTTTGTTGTCCGAGG CGAGGTGCAGAAGGCGGTGAACACGGCCCGCGGGCTGTACCAGCGCTGGTGCGAGCTCTTGCAAGAGGACGCGGCGGTCGGACGCGAGGAGCTGGACTGGACGACCAATGAGCTGCGGAATGGCCTGCGCAGCATCGAGTGGGACCTCGAGGACCTGGAGGAGACCATCG GCATAGTGGAAGCCAACCCAGGAAAGTTCAAGCTGCCAGCTGGAGACCTGCAGGAGAGAAAGGTGTTCGTGGAGCGGATGCGGGAGGCAGTCCAG GATATGAAGGATCATATGGTCAGCCCGGCAGCTATAGCCTTCATGGAGAGGAATAATAGAGAG ATGCTGATGGGCAAGCCAGCTGCCCAAAAGTCATCCGGGGACCTGCTGGATGCCAGCATGGCCTCAGCCACCTCCCGTTACATTGAGGAGCAGCAGGCCACACAGCAG CTGATCATGGACCAACAGGATCAACAGCTGGAAATGGTGTCTGGGAGCATCCGGGTTCTGAAGCACATGTCGGGCCGTGTCGGGGAGGAGCTGGATGAACAGG CATGCTGGATGCCTTTGCTCATGAGATGGACCACACCCAGTCCCGGATGGATGGGGTCCTCAGGAAGATGGCCAAAGTATCCCACATGA
- the IER2 gene encoding immediate early response gene 2 protein — MEVQKEAQRIMTLSVWKMYHSRMQRGGLRLHRSLQLSLVMRSARELYLSAKVEAHEPEVPLLPVRSSDPRLHQLREAEAVSEAAPPDSEPPSPEPMDTREAPRAEETPAPCAPRPSKVSRKRRSSSLSDGGDVGLVPSKKARLEGGEEEGASSEVPDRLQPPPAQAEGAFPNLARVLQRRFSGLLNCSPAAPPTAPPACEAKPACRPADSMLNVLVRAVVAF; from the coding sequence atggaggtgcagaaagaggcGCAACGCATCATGACCCTGTCGGTGTGGAAGATGTACCATTCGCGCATGCAGCGTGGTGGCCTGCGGCTGCACCGGAGCCTACAGCTGTCGCTGGTCATGCGCAGCGCGCGGGAGCTCTACCTCTCCGCCAAGGTGGAAGCCCACGAGCCCGAGGTGCCCTTGCTGCCCGTGCGCTCCTCTGATCCTCGCCTGCATCAGTTGCGGGAAGCGGAAGCTGTATCCGAGGCAGCGCCCCCCGACAGTGAGCCGCCTTCCCCGGAGCCCATGGACACGCGGGAGGCGCCGCGAGCCGAGGAGACCCCAGCCCCCTGTGCCCCGCGCCCCAGCAAAGTCAGCCGCAAGCGGCGGAGCAGCAGCCTGAGTGACGGCGGGGACGTCGGACTGGTCCCAAGCAAGAAAGCCCGTctagaaggaggggaggaggaaggggcctcTTCGGAGGTCCCTGATCGCCTGCAACCACCTCCCGCGCAAGCGGAGGGCGCTTTCCCCAACTTGGCGCGCGTCTTACAGAGGCGCTTCTCTGGCCTTCTGAACTGCAGCCCCGCCGCCCCCCCGACGGCACCGCCGGCATGCGAGGCGAAGCCTGCCTGCCGCCCCGCGGACAGCATGCTGAACGTGCTCGTGCGGGCCGTGGTGGCTTTCTGA
- the STX10 gene encoding syntaxin-10 isoform X1: MSLEDPFFVVRGEVQKAVNTARGLYQRWCELLQEDAAVGREELDWTTNELRNGLRSIEWDLEDLEETIGIVEANPGKFKLPAGDLQERKVFVERMREAVQDMKDHMVSPAAIAFMERNNREMLMGKPAAQKSSGDLLDASMASATSRYIEEQQATQQLIMDQQDQQLEMVSGSIRVLKHMSGRVGEELDEQGIMLDAFAHEMDHTQSRMDGVLRKMAKVSHMTNDRRQWCAIVVLMGVLLLVLILLVAL; encoded by the exons ATGTCTCTCGAAGATCCATTTTTTGTTGTCCGAGG CGAGGTGCAGAAGGCGGTGAACACGGCCCGCGGGCTGTACCAGCGCTGGTGCGAGCTCTTGCAAGAGGACGCGGCGGTCGGACGCGAGGAGCTGGACTGGACGACCAATGAGCTGCGGAATGGCCTGCGCAGCATCGAGTGGGACCTCGAGGACCTGGAGGAGACCATCG GCATAGTGGAAGCCAACCCAGGAAAGTTCAAGCTGCCAGCTGGAGACCTGCAGGAGAGAAAGGTGTTCGTGGAGCGGATGCGGGAGGCAGTCCAG GATATGAAGGATCATATGGTCAGCCCGGCAGCTATAGCCTTCATGGAGAGGAATAATAGAGAG ATGCTGATGGGCAAGCCAGCTGCCCAAAAGTCATCCGGGGACCTGCTGGATGCCAGCATGGCCTCAGCCACCTCCCGTTACATTGAGGAGCAGCAGGCCACACAGCAG CTGATCATGGACCAACAGGATCAACAGCTGGAAATGGTGTCTGGGAGCATCCGGGTTCTGAAGCACATGTCGGGCCGTGTCGGGGAGGAGCTGGATGAACAGGGCAT CATGCTGGATGCCTTTGCTCATGAGATGGACCACACCCAGTCCCGGATGGATGGGGTCCTCAGGAAGATGGCCAAAGTATCCCACATGACAAATG ATCGCCGACAGTGGTGTGCCATCGTTGTGCTGATGGGGGTGCTCCTTCTGGTTCTCATCCTGCTCGTCGCCCTCTGA